DNA from Plasmodium cynomolgi strain B DNA, chromosome 12, whole genome shotgun sequence:
GTATCgctgcaaaaagggagaaaaaaaaaaggggaccatGTGAATAATCGCCACGTTGTGAATGCCTCTCCTGGGTGTACATCTACGAAGGGGCATACAACGTAGCCATGCAGTGAAGCCATGCAGTGTAGCCATGCAACGTAGCCATGCTGTGAAGCCATGCAGTGTAGCCATGCAGTGTGGCCATGCAACGTAGCCATACAGCGTAGCCGTGCAGTGTAGGGGGGGGCCTTCCCCTCAGTCTCTGTCTCCATCTCACCTGTGGTGTGGCGACGGGTGTGCCTGTGTCACACTTTGCACGCTTCTCttcgaaagggaaaagagtCGGTCCTCATATGCTCCACGGACTTGTATAGTTATTattatcccattttttacagcCACGTAAAAACGCCTCCCGCGTTGTCGCAATGTATATAGGTACGTACGTAGTGTGGTGGGCGATGCGCCGGTGGCCTCCGCTGCTCTGCAAAATGGTCGTATAGGTGCAGTGGTTCCACCAACGGGGAAGCAAACAAACAGGTAAAAAAGTCCTTTatattcctttcttttttacaatggcaaaaaaaaaaaaaaaaaaataaaataatcacatgAACGCTTAAATATGCATATCCCTTTTCAGCAACTCTTTTGGCAATGTAGAAGTAGTAGTTCCTTCTgcttcggaaaaaaaaataaaaaatagtgaaCTCGGCAATGATTGATTGATACgggaatttttcttttcctccctttACCAAACTgcctcttctcctttttgtggtTATTTAATACATAACCTGTTTGTTCGCTctgttattgtttttttttgtttttttgttttttttgttttgttatgttttatttttgtttgttttttttttctgcgcatCGGGAAAgcggcgtttttttttttcctcttggTGCGCATCACCGAGGGATGAGGAGCAATATAATCCATGCCATtcggaagggaaaaaaaaaaaaaaaaaaaaaagaacaacacCACAAGTAAGGCTTAAGCTGAACGCGTATCTACGTGCTACAAGCATATGTTTGTttctttatttgtttgtaaatCGAAACGTATCCGAGTGGTGACCTGACTCAATCGCATCTTTCGTATGGCTACCATTTGAGCgactcttttttattttgctcgCCGCTCGCCACTCGCTGAACTGCACTCCACGCTCATCTACCGTCGCGTTTGGGGATCCCCCAACAGCAAGGAGGGACATCAAGGAGGGACGGCAAACTgcccatttaaaaaaaggctccTGTTTAAGCCACTACATTTGGCACGACGAGTGGAGAAgcctacaaaaaaaaatagagtaaCGGAGAAAGCGGCAGAATTGCCCTGCCAGGAAGAAAACTCAAAGGGAGAAGAGATCACCGAGAGGAACGCTTAAGAAGATCCTCCATTGGGATGAATTCACGGAAGGGAGGTAAAACCACCCCATAGGTGGCTCCCATTTGTGGCACCCATAGGTGGCTCCCATATGTGGCACCCATAACTTGACCAGGCCGGATAAAAGGAGCTCCCCGGAAAATCCCCCTTTTCAATCGCCCCTTTCAATCGTCCTTTTCAAATCCGCACCGTTTGACTCTCCAAAGAGGAGGCACACATAGCTATATACATACGAGATGACCGACGGGAGGATGATTAAAcggaaaggggggaagggggggaagccacCCCTATTAAGGCACTCCAAATTGAGGAAGCTTTTTTACATAAGGATGTACCTGGAGAGGAAGCGTCGCGAGGCTCGTTCCTCTAGCCGCAGAGGTGATGGAAGCAACGATGGAAGACGTGCCGCCCCCCCGGTAACGTTCGAAGAGTTAGGGGTGGAAGACTGGCTAGTCAAAATAAGTAAAACGGTCCAAATTAGTCATCCAACAAAAATACAGCAGTTGTGTTTGCCACTTATAATGAAGGGATATAATGTGATAGGGACATCCGAGACAGGAACGGGGAAAACGATATGCTACTGTTGGGGCATTCTGCAGGAGTTAAATAAGAACTCGTATGGAGTCTTCGCCCTAGTGCTGCTGCCAACCAGGGAGCTAGTAGTCCAAGTCGTTGAACAATTCCTTCTGTACGGATACAGGATAGGAATAAAAATCCTTTCTTGCATTGGTGGGTCTTCCCTAATTGAGCAGAGAAGGAGAGTGCTGGCCAAGCCACACGTTGTCGTGGGTACCCCCGGGAGAACCAGCGATATTATAGATAACTGTGAGGACGTTAGGAATTGCTTCAAAAGGCTCAgattttttgttttggaTGAAGCGGACTTGCTGCTGCAGAAGTGTTACGAGTCGAAGTTGGAGGTAATTCTCCGGAGTTTGCCCAAGCCggcggggggaggaagcgggGCAGGAAGTGGGGCAGTCAACGGGGCAGGAAGCGGACCACTCTACGCACCACTCTGCGCACCACTCTGCGGCGGGAGCAGCGGGCGGAGGACCCTCCTCTTCAGCTCCACCATCACGGACTCGCTAGAACTACTCGCCAACTCGTTCCCACAGGAAAACCTAA
Protein-coding regions in this window:
- a CDS encoding DEAD/DEAH box helicase domain containing protein (putative); amino-acid sequence: MTDGRMIKRKGGKGGKPPLLRHSKLRKLFYIRMYLERKRREARSSSRRGDGSNDGRRAAPPVTFEELGVEDWLVKISKTVQISHPTKIQQLCLPLIMKGYNVIGTSETGTGKTICYCWGILQELNKNSYGVFALVLLPTRELVVQVVEQFLLYGYRIGIKILSCIGGSSLIEQRRRVLAKPHVVVGTPGRTSDIIDNCEDVRNCFKRLRFFVLDEADLLLQKCYESKLEVILRSLPKPAGGGSGAGSGAVNGAGSGPLYAPLCAPLCGGSSGRRTLLFSSTITDSLELLANSFPQENLILVNVNKKQKPLKNLDQRYIYVDEIAQMTYLVYLLRKKLPDQSGIIFTDNSYRCELIYTVLCMLGGFSVESIHSSKDPKKRLAALSKIKNGACKILIATDIISR